The stretch of DNA CTTGAGCGCCGGGCTGTTGAGCAGGCTCCCCAGCAGCCCGCCCTCCTCGCCCTGCCCGCCCGACCCTCGCCGCTCCACCGGAGCCTCCGGGGCCGGCGCTTCCGAGGCCGGAACCTCCGAGGCCGACGGCTCCGACGGCACCGCGGCGGCAGCGGCCCGCGCCGCCAACTTCTCGTACGCCGACTCCCGGTCCACCGCCTCCCGGTAGCGGGCGTTGAGCGGGGAGGCGTCCACCGCAGCCCGCAGGGCCGCCTCCTCCACCGGGCCCATCAGCGACTGCGGGGCCCGCAGGCGGGTGGCGGCCACCGGGGTCGGAGCGCCCTTCTCGGAGAGCACCGTCACCACGGCCTCGCCGGTGCCGAGTTGGGTGAGCGTCTCGGCCAGGTCGTAGGTCGACCTGGGGAAGGTGGAGACGGTCGCCTTGAGCGCCTTGGCGTCCTCGGGGGTGAAGGCCCGGAGCGCGTGCTGCACCCGGTTGCCGAGCTGGGCCAGCACGTCGGCCGGCACGTCCTTGGGGGTCTGGGTGACGAAGAAGATGCCCACCCCCTTGGAGCGGATCAGCCGCACGGTCTGGGTGATCGCCTCCAGGAAGGCCTTGGACGCGCCCTTGAAGAGCAGGTGGGCCTCGTCGAAGAAGAAGACCAGCTTCGGGCGGTCGAGGTCACCGACCTCGGGCAGCTCCTGGTAGAGGTCGGCCAGCAGCCACATCAGGAAGGTGGAGAAGAGCCGGGGCCGGTCCTGCACCGCGGGCAGCTCCAGCACCGAGACCACGCCCCGGCCGTCGGGGGCGAGCCGGAGCAGCTCGGCGGTGTCCAGCTCGGGCAGGCCGAAGAAGGCGCCGGCGCCCTCGTTCTCCAGCAGGGTCAGCGAACGGAGGATCACCCCGGCGGTGGCGGCGGAGAGGCCGCCGATGCCCTTGAGCTCCTCCTTGCCCTCGGGGGAGGTGAGGAAGGTGATCACCCCGGCCAGGTCCTTGAGGTCGTCGAGCTCCCAGCCCTTGCGGTCGGCGTAGTGGAAGACCAGGCCGAGCGAGGCCTCCTGGGTCTCGTTCAGGTCGAGCACCTTGGCCAGCAGCAGCGGCCCGAAGCTGGTCACGGTGGCCCGGACGGGGATGCCCGTGCCCTGCCCGCCGAGGGCGTAGAACTCGGTCGGGCAGCCGACCGGCCGCCACTCCTGGCCGACCTCGGCGGCCCGGCCGCTGACCCGGTCGCCGGGGGTGCCGGGGGCGGAGATGCCGGAGACGTCGCCCTTGATGTCGGCGAGGAAGACCGGCACGCCCTGGGCCGAGAGCTGCTCGGCGATCAGCTGGAGCGTCTTGGTCTTCCCGGTGCCGGTCGCGCCCGCGACCAGGCCGTGCCGGTTGAGCACCGCCAGCGGCACCCGCACCTGCGCCTCGGGGTAGGCCGTGGCGCCCTGCAGCACCGCGCCGAGGTCGAGCGCGGGCCCGGTGAAGGCGTACCCCTCGGCGATCCGCGCCGCCACGGCGGCGGCATCGGCGGCAGGGTCCGCGGCATCGGCGGCAGGAGGCTCACCGGAAGGAGCGGCGGACTCACCGGAACGAGTGGCGGGCTTTTCGGCGGTCATGGCGAGGGTCTCCGACCAGAGGAGGGGGCGGACGGGGGCAGACAGGGGCGGACGGAAGCGGATCGGGCGATTCTCAATCGGGCAATTCCTATGTAATCGCTACAAATCGCCGAACGCAGGCCAGGCCGCGCTTGCTGGGCCTGACGGCGCGGTGACGGTAGGCTTTCCGTGTGATCTTCAAGCGCATCGGCAACGCTCGGCCGTACCCGGATCACGGCCGGACCAGCACCCGCCAGTGGGCGGACGTCGCGCCGCGTCCGGTGCGGCTGGACCAGCTGGTGACCACCAAGGGTCAGCTCGACCTGGAGACCCTCCTCGCGGAGGACTCGACCTTCTACGGCGACCTCTTCGCCCACGTGGTCAAGTGGCGTGGTGACCTCTACCTGGAGGACGGCCTGCACCGCGCCGTCCGGGCTGCGCTCCAGCAGCGCCAGGTGCTGCACGCCCGCGTCCTCGAGATGGACTGACTCCCCCTCACCGCCACGCGCCACCCCGGCGGCCGTGCCGGTACATCCTTTCGAGTGCCGCCGTACTCCAGATGATGATCATTTTGTACCTTCGCAGTCGGAGTGGCATTAATCTTCCGAGTACGGCCGACGTCGGTGCGTCACGCCCGCCCGGCCGCACCCGTCACTGGCCTGCACTCGCGTGGGCCCCACCCGTCACCGAGCCTGCCCAGGCGCGAGGGGGACACAGACTGTGAGCATGTTGACTCCCCAGGGGTTGAAGGGGAAGCAGTACCGGATCACCGGCAACTCGTACCCCCGCCTCGGCCGCCCGCCGCGCAAGAGCAAGAAGGTGTTGGCCGTGCTCGGCTCGCTGCTCGCGCTGGCGCTGATCGCGCTGGGCGGCGTGCAGCTGGTGGACATCTTCACCGGCAAGGGCAAGCACGCCACCGCCCAGGCCTGCGCCACCCCGAGCACCTCCGGCAAGCTGCTCGCGGCCCCGGTCGCCGCCTCGGGAGCAGCACCGGGAGCCGCTTCGGGCGCACCGAACGGCGCCCCCAAGGCCACCGGCGCCCCGGCCGCCCCGGGGGCCGCATCCGCCGCCCCGGGAGCGGCACCCGCCGCTTCGGGAGCGGCACCGGCCGCCACCAGCACCGCCGTTCCCCAGCCGCAGACCGTCACGGTGAACGTCTACAACGCCACCGGCAAGGCCGGCCTGGCCGCCCGCACCGCCGAGGAGCTGAAGAAGCGCGGCTTCGCGATCGGCAAGGTGGGCAACGCCCCGGCCGCCCTCGACAAGAAGGTCACCGGCACCGCCCAGGTGGTCAGCGGGCCCGCCGGGATCGGCGCCGCCACCCTGCTCGGCTCGCAGGTGGCCACCCCGGTGACCACGGCCGACACCCGGGCCGACGCCACCGTCGACTTCGTGATCGGCGACGGCTACGCCGCGCTGCTCGACCCGACCCAGGCCGCCGCCGCGCTGGCCCTGGCCACCAAGCCCTCGCCCTCCGCCTCCCCGGGCCCGGGCAGCTGCTGAGGCGCCGGCAGGCCCCCTGACAGCCCGAAGGGGCGCGAGTCCGTGACTCGCGCCCCTTCCGTCGTTCCGGACTCCCGGGGAGGCCCCGGGAGCGGACCCGGGTCAGCCGGCGGTGCCGTACAGGCGGTCGCCCGCGTCGCCCAGGCCAGGCACGATGTAGCCGTTCTCGTTGAGCCGCTCGTCCAGCGCGGCGGTGACCACGGTGACCGGCAGGCCGGCCAGCTCGCGCTCCATCACCTGGACGCCCTCCGGCGCGGCCAGCAGCACCACGGCCGTGACGTCGGTGGCCCCGCGCTCGATCAGCATCTTGATCGCGGCGACCAGCGTGCCGCCGGTGGCCAGCATCGGGTCGAGCACGTAGACCTGACGGCCGGAGAGGTCGTCCGGCATCCGGGTCGCGTAGGTGGAGGCCTCCAGGGTCTCCTCGTTGCGGACCATGCCGAGGAAGCCGACCTCGGCGGTCGGGAGCAGGCGGGTCATGCCGTCCAGCATGCCGAGGCCGGCCCGCAGGATCGGCACCACCAGCGGACGGGGGTAGCT from Kitasatospora sp. MMS16-BH015 encodes:
- a CDS encoding helicase HerA-like domain-containing protein — translated: MTAEKPATRSGESAAPSGEPPAADAADPAADAAAVAARIAEGYAFTGPALDLGAVLQGATAYPEAQVRVPLAVLNRHGLVAGATGTGKTKTLQLIAEQLSAQGVPVFLADIKGDVSGISAPGTPGDRVSGRAAEVGQEWRPVGCPTEFYALGGQGTGIPVRATVTSFGPLLLAKVLDLNETQEASLGLVFHYADRKGWELDDLKDLAGVITFLTSPEGKEELKGIGGLSAATAGVILRSLTLLENEGAGAFFGLPELDTAELLRLAPDGRGVVSVLELPAVQDRPRLFSTFLMWLLADLYQELPEVGDLDRPKLVFFFDEAHLLFKGASKAFLEAITQTVRLIRSKGVGIFFVTQTPKDVPADVLAQLGNRVQHALRAFTPEDAKALKATVSTFPRSTYDLAETLTQLGTGEAVVTVLSEKGAPTPVAATRLRAPQSLMGPVEEAALRAAVDASPLNARYREAVDRESAYEKLAARAAAAAVPSEPSASEVPASEAPAPEAPVERRGSGGQGEEGGLLGSLLNSPALKSFARSAGTQLGREISRSIFGTSKRRR
- a CDS encoding type II toxin-antitoxin system VapB family antitoxin, whose amino-acid sequence is MIFKRIGNARPYPDHGRTSTRQWADVAPRPVRLDQLVTTKGQLDLETLLAEDSTFYGDLFAHVVKWRGDLYLEDGLHRAVRAALQQRQVLHARVLEMD
- a CDS encoding LytR C-terminal domain-containing protein, with amino-acid sequence MLTPQGLKGKQYRITGNSYPRLGRPPRKSKKVLAVLGSLLALALIALGGVQLVDIFTGKGKHATAQACATPSTSGKLLAAPVAASGAAPGAASGAPNGAPKATGAPAAPGAASAAPGAAPAASGAAPAATSTAVPQPQTVTVNVYNATGKAGLAARTAEELKKRGFAIGKVGNAPAALDKKVTGTAQVVSGPAGIGAATLLGSQVATPVTTADTRADATVDFVIGDGYAALLDPTQAAAALALATKPSPSASPGPGSC
- the upp gene encoding uracil phosphoribosyltransferase encodes the protein MRLHVVDHPLVAHKLSTLRDERTDSPTFRRLTDELVTLLAYEATRDVRTDQVEITTPVAVTTGTRLSYPRPLVVPILRAGLGMLDGMTRLLPTAEVGFLGMVRNEETLEASTYATRMPDDLSGRQVYVLDPMLATGGTLVAAIKMLIERGATDVTAVVLLAAPEGVQVMERELAGLPVTVVTAALDERLNENGYIVPGLGDAGDRLYGTAG